From the genome of Pecten maximus unplaced genomic scaffold, xPecMax1.1, whole genome shotgun sequence:
cctgtcttctgtactagaagtctatctgtgtatgttgtgttgacacccgaccctgtcttctgtactagaagtctatctgtgtatgttgtgttgacACCCGACCCTGTCTTCTGTACTAGAAGTCTATCTTTGTATGTTGACACCCGACCCTGTCTTCTGTACTAGAAgtctatctgtgtatgttggtgttgaCACCAGATAGCGATATAACATGAAATGGAAACAGGCTGAAACAAAGATCTAGgattgaaattatttgaaatattaagcAATCAATGTAAAATAACTGCCGAACAAAAATCAAGCATTCGGATGAATTGTGCAATTCAGAGGAAATACAGTTGCTATTGTGTAATACTATTACAATGCCTCCGTAATGGTCTCAGTGTAGTACCAGAACAGCGGGGTGTACTAGGAACTTGTTGTTTATTAAATTTAACTATATCTTGATGTTGGATTAAATCACAGGAGCTGAAACATATCTGGATTCACGGTTGGTTTGGTAGTTAGTAAACTATTGATGTAGGGATGAACATATTTAGAAAAATGAAAGTGGCATGCGATTCTGTGCTTCTGAAAGTATGCAATAACATGTAATCGGAACACCTCGTGCTTCGTCTGCCAACGTTACGCAAAATATGACTAGGGGTTCCGATCGCAATAACATgttcacataaaaaaaaaacgaaaaaaaaaaaaaaaacccaacaaaatattttgagaTGGTGTAGTTATTATTGCGCACGTGTTACTGGAAACAAGTCTCGTATCATAATCACCTTTTGTAGCGGCAGTTTTCTCGTGAAGCACCTCGAAAACGCCACATGAACCTCGTAAAGCTCCTTGACGACTGAAGAATCCTCGTCCCATCCCGTGTACTCAATGATTTTCTGTAATCAATCAATTGATTCTTGATTATTACTAATacgttatatatttttatacaggTTAACTAGATAGATAAGCAGTACAAgccttcattatatatatatattccttacCTTCATTATATGTAGATATTCCCGACCGTCATGAAGCATATTACCAGAGAGAGCCCTACCGCagtagagagagagaggagaggGCCGGACCGGCAGGAGAGAGAGAAGAGGCCCGACCGGCAGGAGAGGGAGAGAGAGGCCCGACCGGCAGGAGAGAGATCAAGAGAGGCCCGACCGCAGGAGGAGAGAGAGGGCCCGAACCGgcaggagagagagaggaggCCCGACCGGCAGGAGAGGAAGAGAGGGCCCGACCGGCAGGGAAGAGAGGCCCGACCggcaggagagagagagagggccACGGcaaggagagagagagagggccCGACCGGCAGGAGAGAGAGGGCCCGACCggcaggagagagagagagaggccGACCGGCAGGAGAGAGAAGGGCCCGACCGGCAGGAGAGAGAGAGCGGGGCCGACCggcaggagagagagagagggccGACCGGAGGAGAGAGAGGGCCCGACCggcaggagagagagagagagggccCGACCGGCAGGAGAGAGAGGGCCCGACCGGCGGAGAGAGAGTGGGCCGACCGgcaggagagagagaggagggCCCGACCGGCAGGAGAGAGAAGCGGCACGACCGGCCAGGAAAAGAGAGGGCCGACCGGCAGGAGAGAGAGAGTAGGGCCCGACCggcaggagagagagagagggccCGACcggagggagagagagagggcCCCGACCggcaggagagagagagagggccCGACCGGCAGGAGACAGAGGGCCCGACCggcaggagagagagagagggccGACCggcagagagagagagagagggccCGACCGGCAGGAGAGAGAGGCCCGTACCGGCAGGACGAGAGAGAAGGAGGGCCCCGACCGGCAGGAGAGATGAGAGGGCCCGACCGGCAGGAGAGAGAGCGAGATGCCGACCGGCAGGAGAGGAGAGAGGGCCCGACCggcagagagagagagagaggccCGACCGGCAGGAGAGAGAGATGAGGGCCCGACCgcaggagagagagagagggccGACCggcaggagagagagagagggccCGACCGGCAGGAGAGAAGAGAGGGCCCGACCggcaggagagagagagagggccCGACCggcaggagagagagagagggccCCGACCGgcagggagagagagagagggccCGACCggcaggagagagagagagagggccCGGACCGGCAGGAGAGAGAGAGCGGGCCCGACCGGcagtgagagagagagagggccCGACCggcaggagagagagagagggccCGACCggcaggagagagagagagggccCGACcgggaggagagagagagagggccCGACCggcaggagagagagagagggccCGACCGGCAGGAGACAGAGGGCCCGACCGgcagggagagagagagagggccCGACCGGCAGGAGTAGAGAGGGGCCCGACCGGCAGGATGACAGAGGGCCCGACCggcaggagagagagagagggccCGACCGGCAGGAGAGAGACAGAGGGCCCGACCGGCAGGAACAGAGGGCCCGACCggcaggagagagagagaggccCGACCggcaggagagagagagagggccCGACCGGCAGGAGACAGAGGGCCCGACCggcaggagagagagagagggccCGACCGGCAGGAGAGAGAGAAGAGGGCCCGACCGGCAGGAGACAGAGGGCCCGACCGGCAGGAGTAGAGAGAGAGGGCCCGACCGGCAGGAGATAGACAGAGGGCCCGACCGGCAGGAGACAGAGGGCCCGACCGGCAGGAGACAGAGAGAGGGCCCGACCGGCAGGAGAGAGAGAGGGCCCGACCggcaggagagagagagagggccCGACCggcaggagagagagagagggccCGACCggcaggagagagagagagggccCGACCGGCAGGAGAGAGACAGAGGGCCCGACCGGCAGGAGACAGAGGGCCCGACCGGCAGGAGACAGAGAGAGGGCCCGACCGGcagggagagagagagggcCCGACCggcaggagagagagagaggccCGACCAGGCAGGAGAGAGAGAGGGCCCGACCGGCAGATAGGAGAGAGAGGGCCCGACCGGCAGGAGAGAGAGAGCGGGCCCGACCGGCAGGAGAGAGGAGAGCGGGCCCGACCGGcatggagagagagagagggccCGACCggcaggagagagagagagggccCGACCcgggaggagagagagagagggccCGACCGGCaggaggagagagagagggcCCGACCTGGCAGGAGACAGAGAGAGGGCCCGACCGGCAGGAGAGAGAGAGGGCCCGACCggcaggagagagagagagggccCGACCggcaggagagagagagagggccCGACCggcaggagagagagagaggccCGAACCGtcaggagagagagagagggccCGACCggcaggagagagagagagggccCGACCggcaggagagagagagagggccCGACCggcaggagagagagagagggccCGACCGGTCAGGAGACAGAGGGCCGACATGGCAGGAGAGGAGAGCGAGGGCCGACCGGCAGGAGACAGAGAGAGGGCCGACCggcaggagagagagagagggccCGACCGGCAGGAGACAGAGGGCCCGACCGGCAGGAGAGAGAGGAGGGCCGACCGGCAGGAGACAGAGAGAGGGCCGACCggcaggagagagagagagggccCGACCTGCAGAGACAGAGGGCCCGACCggcaggagagagagagaggccCGACCGgcaggagagagagagatgagGGCCCGACC
Proteins encoded in this window:
- the LOC117319831 gene encoding circumsporozoite protein-like — encoded protein: MERERGPDRQERERGPDPGGERERARPAGGEREGPTWQETERGPDRQERERARPAGERERARPAGERERARPAGERERPEPSGERERARPAGERERARPAGERERARPAGERERARPVRRQRADMAGEESEGRPAGDRERADRQERERGPDRQETEGPTGRRERRADRQETERGPTGRREREGPTCRDRGPDRQERERGPTGRRERDEGPTGRRGREARPAGERERADRQERERGPTGRREREGRPAGDRGPDRQREREGPTGRRERDGPTGRRQEARAAGERERGPTGRRESEGPTGRREREGPTGRREREARPAGERERADRQERERGPDRQEEKRGPTGRREREGPTGRRQRARPAGRERGPTGRRETEGPTGRRQRSPQSGRSDEREGLPAVENR
- the LOC117319830 gene encoding octapeptide-repeat protein T2-like, with protein sequence IPDRHEAYYQREPYRSREREERAGPAGEREEARPAGEGERGPTGRREIKRGPTAGGERGPEPAGEREEARPAGEEERARPAGKRGPTGRREREGHGKERERGPDRQEREGPTGRRERERPTGRREKGPTGRRERAGPTERADRQERESRARPAGERERARPEGEREGPDRQERERGPDRQETEGPTGRREREGRPAEREREGPTGRRERRERAGPTGSERERGPDRQERERGPDRQERERGPDREERERGPDRQERERGPDRQETEGPTGRERERGPDRQE